The sequence AATTAGATGATTTCTATTTGTTTACAAGAAAACATTATATAATAAAGTTGTCTATTATTATAAAAAGTAATCTCTTCATATAATGAATATGTATCAAAAATTATATTAAAAATCATAATTTTAAAAAAATTATTAATTAATACAAACATATCATATTACAAAAATACATCAAATATTATTATATAAAAATATGAAAAATAATTATCTACACATCTTTTCAGTTGCTCCAATGCTTAAATACACAGATATACATTGTCTTTTTTTTTATAGACAACTTACAAAAAAAACTTTATTGTATACTGAAATGATCACGACCAAACAAATTTTATTCCAAAAAAAATCTTTTAACAAAAAACAAATAAAAAACTGTAATCCTATTGCAATACAATTAGCTGGAAATAATCCATTAGACTTATCCCGATGTGCTAAAATAGCATATAAAAACGGATTTAATGAAATTAATCTTAATATTGGATGTCCGTCCAAAAATGCACAAAAAGGTAACTTTGGAGTATGTTTAATGCATACACCAATACTAGTATATCAATTAGTAAAATCAATATACTTAGTCGTACCTATACCCATTAGTCTCAAAATCAGAATTGGAACAAATGAGAAAAACAATTATAACTTTCTTTATAAATTTATTAAAATAACATCAAAAAATAAATATTGTATTAAATTCATTATACACGCTCGAAGCGCTAATCTAAAGTTTAGTAGCCCTAGAAAAAATCGAACTATACCACCACTACAATATCATTTTGTATATCAGATAAAAAAAGATTTCCCAAATTTAATTATTATTATAAATGGGGGTATAAAGTCTATTAAAGAAATTAAACACCATTTAAAATATGTAGACGGGGTTATGATAGGACGAGAAATATATAAAAATCCATTCTTTTTGAATCACATAGAAAAAGAAATATTTTTACAAAAAAAAGATTTTCTATTAAAAAAATTTCTAAAAAATATGTCAGTGTATATAACCCAGGAAGTAAAACATGGAACTTCAATAATACATATTATAAAGCATATACTAAATATTTTTTATAAGCATCCTCAATCAAAAAAATGGAAAATATATATCTTAAACTATATAAAACACAAAACAGATATAAATTACCTCTTTACAAAAATATATAAAACACTAAAGTATGACCATAAATAATTTATAGAGAGCATATATAATAAAATATTTTTAAATTTAAAAAGCAATTAATATTATAAAAAACTAAAATCATTAAAAATGTATTTTAAGATTTAATAAAAATCATACCATTAAAAAATTTTTATCTTATACATCTATTTTTGTCTAAAAATATGAAAATCGTGAAAATATATCTTATAGATCATTATCTAGTAATAATATTACTCATATTGAAGTTAATATTTTTAATAAAAATTGTTTTATTGAATAATAAAAAATATATTTATAAATCTATGCAAGAGAATCAATAATTTATGATAGAAATAAAAAAAACCAAAAATAATCTCAAAATACCTCCACATTCATTAGAAGCAGAGCAATCTGTTTTAGGAGGGTTAATGTTAGATAATCAACAATGGGATACAATTTCTGAATATATTATACCTGAAGACTTTTATAGTCGGCAACATCAGTTAATTTTTTATGAAATGAAAAATTTAATTGAAAAAGGGTCTCCGATAGACTTGATTACTTTATCAGAATCATTAGAACAAAAAGGTGAATTAAATAATGTAGGGAGATTTGCCTATCTAGCTAAGATATCAAAAAATACACCAAGTATTACTAATATTATAGCTTATGCTGAAATCATACGAGAACGCGCTATTATCCGTGAAATAATCTTAACTGCCCATAATATTGCTTATGCTGGATATTACCCGCAAGGACGAAAAAGTCCTGAATTATTAGATTATGCAGAATCAAGTATATTTAAAATTTCAGAAATACGATCACAGGACCAAAATGGACCAAAAAATATAGAAAAAATTTTAGATAAAACTATTCAATCTATTGAAAGACTTATAAAAAAACCAAATAATGGAATAACTGGACTCAATACAGGATATCATGATTTAAATAAAAAAACATCAGGATTACAAAAATCAGATTTAATTATTATAGCTGCTCGACCCTCCATGGGGAAAACAACATTTGCAATGAATTTATGTGAAAATACAGCAATGTTATATGAAAAACCTATCTTAATTTTCAGTCTAGAAATGCCTGGAGAACAAATTATGATTCGTATGTTAGCCTCATTATCACGAGTTAATCAATCAAAAATACGAACTGGACAACTCAGTAATGAAGAATGGAGTAGAATTTCTAGTACTATGAATATTTTATTAAAAAAAAAAAATATATATATAGATGATTCGTCTAGACTTACTCCTAGTGAAGTTCGTTCACGTTCTCGTAAAATATATAAAGAAAACAATGGATTAAGTTTAATTATGATTGATTATCTTCAACTAATTAAGATTCCATCATTATCAGGAAACCGAACCTTAGAAATAGCTGAAATATCTAGAACTTTAAAAGCATTAGCTAAAGAACTCAATATCCCTATTATTGCCTTATCGCAATTAAACAGATCTCTAGAACAGAGATCAGATAAGCGTCCAGTAAATTCAGATCTACGAGAATCTGGTTCCTTGGAACAAGATGCTGATTTAATCTTATTTATCTATCGAGATGAATTATATCATGAAAACAGTGATTTTAAGGGAATAGCAGAAATTATCATAGGTAAACAGAGAAACGGCCCAACAGGAACGGTTCATTTAACATTTAATGGAAAATGGTCACGATTTGATAACTACGCTAACCCAAAATTTCATTGTTGAAATAATAATAAATAAAATAATCTATATCAATAGATACACTTTAAAATACTTATTTCTAGTTTTTCAATATTAATGCACTTAAATATAAACAGATAAAAAATCAAAAAAAATTATTCAATTATTTTATAACTCGTAATTTTATAAAATATTCTATCAATAGAACATAAAATATTATGTTTATTAAACATAGTTATTTTATACAAGAATCAAGTTTTAAGGCACTATATTATAATTCTTATTAAAAATATTTTATGTCCTTTAAATATTAATATTTTATTCAAAAATTCCCTCATAATAAATTTTTACTATTATATATAAATATAATTTATATTTATATATAATAGTCTACAATAAAAAATTTTTATCAATTAAATTTAATATATCATAATTATACGAACTCAAAATAAGAATATTAAAAAAATTTAACTATATATTTATATATAATTCAGTTATCATAGTAAATGAATTACAAATATAATATGTCCTGAATATTAGTATTTTACTATTTTTTATATAACACAATATACATTATTCTGTAAACATTTTCTGTAAAAAAATATGATTGTTTTATGTTTTGATTATGGTATTAAAAAAATCGGTTTAGCGATTGCTGAAACACAATTAAACTATTCAACCCCAATTCGTTCAATTTTTAACGATAAAAAAAAATATTTTTGGAAAAAAATTTATTTAACTATTAATGAATGGAATCCTGAATGTATAATTATTGGATATCCGTATAATATAAATAAAAAAATCAATAAAAAAATAAGAAAATTTAGTTTCCAAATAAAAAAAAAATTTAAAAAACCAATATTTTTATATAATGAAAATTATTCCTCTAAAGAGGCTCAAAGTTTTTATACAAAAAAATCATCATATTGTATACACTCTGTATCTGCAAAAATCATTTTAGACGGTTGGTTACAAACCAATTACATGAAAAATATTCAATAAAGAAATTAAAATAAAAGTTATTTACAATAATATGAAAAAATTTTTGTTTTCAAAAAAATATTTATTTTATTAAATTACTATTATTAAATAATAAAATTATTATGAAAAAAAAAAAATACAATTTACCACCACTTAGTTTATATATTCATATACCTTGGTGTATTAAAAAATGCCCGTACTGTGATTTTCACTCATATAAAAATTCTAATAAAGTATCAGAAAAAAGTTACATTAAACATTTACTAAAAGATTTAAAAAATGATAAAAAACTAGTATTAAATCGAACTATTCAATCTATTTTTATTGGAGGAGGAACCCCCAGTCTGTTGAAAAATAGTAGTATTAAATATCTATTAAATCAAATAAAAAAAATTTTACCTGTAGCCAAAAAAGCAGAAATTTCTATAGAAATAAATCCCAATTCCAATCAAAAAAATAAATTAAACCAATATTTAAAAGATGGAATTAATCGATTATCAATTGGAATACAAACATTTCATAATCATTTACTAAAAACTCTTCAACGAACATATAAAAAAAAAGAAATAATTAGTTTGCTAAATTCTATTAAAAAAACTTCAAATAGAAATTTAAATCTTGATCTCATGTATGGGTTACCAGGGCAATCTATTCAAGAAGCTTTACAAGATTTATATACAACGATTTATTTAAAACCTGAGCATATTTCATGGTATCAGCTAGATATTGAACCGAATACTCCATTTTATTCAAAAAATATCATATTACCTTCAATAAAAGAAATTAAAAAAATACAAAGAGAAGGAAAGAAAATTCTTAAACAAGCTGGGTATACCCAATATGAAATATCCGCATATTCCAGTAAAAAAAAATATCAATGTTTACATAATCTTAATTATTGGAATTTTGGTGATTATTTAGGAATCGGCTGCGGTGCACATGGAAAGATTACTCAAAAAAATAAAACTATTATTCGTACAGTAAAAATAAAAAATGATATGTTATATATAAAAAATAAATATATACAAAAAAAATATATAGTATCAAATAAAGACTTACCTTTTGAATTTTTCTTAAATACTTTTAGACTATTAAAACCAATTAAATATAAAAATTTTGAACAAAGTACAAATATTAAAAAAGAAAAAATAAAAAAAAAGATTTTAATAGCTCAAACCAAAGGATATTTAGATATCACTGATAAATCTTGGAATATAACAGAGCGTGGTAGAGAACAATTAAATAACTTAATGTCTATTTTTTTATAATAAAATCTTTAAAAATCATATTTTTCAAAAAATTATATTTTTAAAAATTGATATTTATAATCATAAATAGTATTATTTAATAATATACCTTTTTTTTCAAATTTAGTTAAATCTCGTGTTCCTAATAATGGATTCATTGGGGTATCAAGAAAAATTCTTTTAAAAAAAGAAAAGTTATGCATTAACGTACTTATTTTCTGAGAGTATGAATTACAATCAGTAATAATATGTACATAACCTTTTTTAATTAACTTTTTTTCTATCAACCGAATAAAATTTAAATTAATTAATCTTCTTTTATGATGTTTAAGTTTAAACCAAGGATCAGGAAAAAAAATTTGAAAAATTCCAATAGACTTGTCTGGAATCATATAATTCAATACATCTAAAGCATTATAAAAAATAATTTTTATATTGGTAACATGATATTGTCTTGCATACAGCAAAGCTGAAAAAATACTTGCTGGATGAATTTCAATTCCAATAAAATTGATATGTGGATTTCTTAAGGCTTTTTTTATAAATAATTTTCCATTTCCAAAACCAATTTCTATCAAAACAAACTGATTTAAAGGAAATAATAAAAAAAAATCTAATTTTTGATAATTAAAATCAATACCATATTTTTTCCAACATTTTAAAATACATTTTTTTTTTTTTTCATTTATACGCCTTCGTCTTATTGAATAATTTTTCAATAAAATACAATAACTTAGATTATTATTTTTACAAAATATATCATTTATATAAAAAATCATTGTTTGTCCATATAAAATAATGTTAATATTTCTTTTAAGGAAATAATAAGATATATAATTTTTATATAAAAAATATTGTTTCTAAAAATATATACTTTATTATATCAACCATGATAATACATTAATTATTAAGAGAATATGTTATTTTCACAAAAAATACTTAATTGGTTCCATTTAAATGGAAGAAAGAATTTACCCTGGCAAAAAAAAAATACGTATCTGATATGGTTATCGGAAATTATGTTACAACAAACACAAGTTAAAATAGTTATCCCGTATTTTAAAAAATTTATAAAAATATTTCCTAATGTATTGTCAGTAGCCAATTCTAATATCAATAAAATATTGCATATATGGAGCGGGTTAGGATATTATCAACGAGCTCACAATTTACATAAAACTGCAATAATAATAAAAAATCAATATAATGGAATATTTCCAGATAATTTCACTGAAATAAAAAAATTACCAGGAATAGGACAGTCAACAGCTGGAGCAATTTTATCTTTTTCTTATAATTTTAGATATCCAATTTTAGATAGTAACATTAAGCGAATACTTATACGCTTCCACGGGATTAATATTCAAGATAAAAAAAAAAATCAAATAGATAAAATATTATGGAAATTAATTGATCAATATCTTCCTATTCATAATTCTAGTCAATTTAATCAAGCAATGATGGATATTGGATCATTAATTTGCATACCTTCTAATCCAAAATGTCTCATATGTCCTTTAAAAAAAAATTGTAAATACCAAAGTATTAAAACTCATTTAATAAGAAAAAAAAAACATAAAAAAGATACAATTGGTTTACTATTTTCTATTATTCAATATAACAATATAACTGTTTTACAAAAAAATAATAATATTCTATTTTGGAAAGGATTATTTTATTTTCCTTTTACACTATTTAATATATCAGAACTAAAATGGAAGAAAATCAAAAAAAATAAAAAAAAATTAGAAATAAATCCTTTTATACACCGTATATATAATAAAAAAATATATATCATTCCACAAATTATTCAAATAAAAAAAATTTTTATATTAAATATTTTAAAAATAAAGCAAATATTATTATTTAATATTTTTCAAAAAGAAGAAATTGGTATACCTGCTCCAATGAAAATTTTATTAGACATATTTAAAAAAAAAATCTGGGAAAAAAAATGAAAAAAAAAAAACGTATTGTATTTTGTGATTTCTTTAAAAAAAATAAAGAAGGTTTAGATTATCAATTCTTCCCAGGTAAAATAGGGAAACGAATTTATCAAAACATCTCTAAAGAAGCTTGGGCTTTTTGGATAAAAAAACAAACAAAAATAATAAACGAAAAAAAATTAAACATGTTTCTTGATCAAGATAGAGCATTTTTAGAAAAAGAAATGGAAAATTTTTTATTTTATAAAAAATAAAGAGTTAACTAAAAAAAAATTATTAGAATGTAAATTAATAATCACCAATTATATAAATAAAATATCTTTTAACACAAAGAATTAATTTTAATAATTACATCATTCATATAACTTATTAATTTATCTAATAAAAATAAATTCTTTTCACTATGTACATGCTTAATTTTTAATTTTTGAATACTATCCATATAATTTTTTACAAAATCTGAATTAATTTTTTTTTGACAATATAATTTCCATATTTTTTTTTCATTAGAATTTAAACAATTAACAAAATTACGACCTTTTAATCGAAAAAAAATTTCTTTAGCTCTCGAATCTAAAAATCTAGGGTATAGGTTAATCCATTTTAAAGGTCCTTGTTCATGAATAAATTTGAATAGCAATTTGTCTTTATATGAAAAAAAATCGTAATATAATTTACAATCAATATCATCGTTATTTTTTCTGACATTTTCATGTGAAAATAACGATACAATCCAATTTTTAATTTTTATATTTTTATTCAATAAATAAAAATTTTTTTGACATCGCATATAATTAATTTTTAATCTTTGACAATTATTTACAGAAATAGAATTATAAGAAAAAAAAAGTGGAGATTTATTTAAAGAAATTACTTGTACTCCATAACTAAATAAGTCTTTAATAGTCAAATTATTTTTTAAAATACAATTATAAAGATGAAATATTTTTTTTATTTTTTTAGATAAATTGACGGCGATAATATTATTTTTATATCGAGGATGATAACCTAATATCATAATACAACCAATATTATTATTTTTAGAACCAAAAAAACTAGATATATAAAAAATAGGTTTTTGAAAATTACGAATTAAAAAAGAAAATATATATTTTTTACATGATATTTTATATAAAAAAAAAAGAAAATCTTTATTATAACGATAAAGATGGCGCATTACTAATATGGTAGCCATTACATCAGAACAAGCATCGTGAACAGAATCATGTTTCATATTATTAATAAAAGTGATATCTGATAATTTAAAACTAACTGTTCCGTCAAAATTATGACACCAGAGCATTATATTTGGAAAAAAAATATAAAAAGAACGTAATATATTTAATAAATCCCAACTAAAATTACCATTTTTCCAACTCCATTCGTATGGATCTAATAAATTTCTGTAAAAAAGGTTACGAGTAATTAAATCATCAAATTTAATATTATTATATCCAATAAAGCATATTTTTTTTTTTGAAAAAATATTATAAATTTTTTTAGAAAAAATATATTCATTTAATCCATATATATGAGTATATTGAGGTAAAATTCTAGTAACAAGAATGGAATTGGGGTTAGGTAAATAATCTAAAGGCGGGAAACAA comes from Buchnera aphidicola (Cinara strobi) and encodes:
- the dusA gene encoding tRNA dihydrouridine(20/20a) synthase DusA; this translates as MKNNYLHIFSVAPMLKYTDIHCLFFYRQLTKKTLLYTEMITTKQILFQKKSFNKKQIKNCNPIAIQLAGNNPLDLSRCAKIAYKNGFNEINLNIGCPSKNAQKGNFGVCLMHTPILVYQLVKSIYLVVPIPISLKIRIGTNEKNNYNFLYKFIKITSKNKYCIKFIIHARSANLKFSSPRKNRTIPPLQYHFVYQIKKDFPNLIIIINGGIKSIKEIKHHLKYVDGVMIGREIYKNPFFLNHIEKEIFLQKKDFLLKKFLKNMSVYITQEVKHGTSIIHIIKHILNIFYKHPQSKKWKIYILNYIKHKTDINYLFTKIYKTLKYDHK
- the dnaB gene encoding replicative DNA helicase; this translates as MIEIKKTKNNLKIPPHSLEAEQSVLGGLMLDNQQWDTISEYIIPEDFYSRQHQLIFYEMKNLIEKGSPIDLITLSESLEQKGELNNVGRFAYLAKISKNTPSITNIIAYAEIIRERAIIREIILTAHNIAYAGYYPQGRKSPELLDYAESSIFKISEIRSQDQNGPKNIEKILDKTIQSIERLIKKPNNGITGLNTGYHDLNKKTSGLQKSDLIIIAARPSMGKTTFAMNLCENTAMLYEKPILIFSLEMPGEQIMIRMLASLSRVNQSKIRTGQLSNEEWSRISSTMNILLKKKNIYIDDSSRLTPSEVRSRSRKIYKENNGLSLIMIDYLQLIKIPSLSGNRTLEIAEISRTLKALAKELNIPIIALSQLNRSLEQRSDKRPVNSDLRESGSLEQDADLILFIYRDELYHENSDFKGIAEIIIGKQRNGPTGTVHLTFNGKWSRFDNYANPKFHC
- the ruvX gene encoding Holliday junction resolvase RuvX, with amino-acid sequence MIVLCFDYGIKKIGLAIAETQLNYSTPIRSIFNDKKKYFWKKIYLTINEWNPECIIIGYPYNINKKINKKIRKFSFQIKKKFKKPIFLYNENYSSKEAQSFYTKKSSYCIHSVSAKIILDGWLQTNYMKNIQ
- the hemW gene encoding radical SAM family heme chaperone HemW — translated: MKKKKYNLPPLSLYIHIPWCIKKCPYCDFHSYKNSNKVSEKSYIKHLLKDLKNDKKLVLNRTIQSIFIGGGTPSLLKNSSIKYLLNQIKKILPVAKKAEISIEINPNSNQKNKLNQYLKDGINRLSIGIQTFHNHLLKTLQRTYKKKEIISLLNSIKKTSNRNLNLDLMYGLPGQSIQEALQDLYTTIYLKPEHISWYQLDIEPNTPFYSKNIILPSIKEIKKIQREGKKILKQAGYTQYEISAYSSKKKYQCLHNLNYWNFGDYLGIGCGAHGKITQKNKTIIRTVKIKNDMLYIKNKYIQKKYIVSNKDLPFEFFLNTFRLLKPIKYKNFEQSTNIKKEKIKKKILIAQTKGYLDITDKSWNITERGREQLNNLMSIFL
- the trmB gene encoding tRNA (guanosine(46)-N7)-methyltransferase TrmB → MIFYINDIFCKNNNLSYCILLKNYSIRRRRINEKKKKCILKCWKKYGIDFNYQKLDFFLLFPLNQFVLIEIGFGNGKLFIKKALRNPHINFIGIEIHPASIFSALLYARQYHVTNIKIIFYNALDVLNYMIPDKSIGIFQIFFPDPWFKLKHHKRRLINLNFIRLIEKKLIKKGYVHIITDCNSYSQKISTLMHNFSFFKRIFLDTPMNPLLGTRDLTKFEKKGILLNNTIYDYKYQFLKI
- the mutY gene encoding A/G-specific adenine glycosylase, whose amino-acid sequence is MLFSQKILNWFHLNGRKNLPWQKKNTYLIWLSEIMLQQTQVKIVIPYFKKFIKIFPNVLSVANSNINKILHIWSGLGYYQRAHNLHKTAIIIKNQYNGIFPDNFTEIKKLPGIGQSTAGAILSFSYNFRYPILDSNIKRILIRFHGINIQDKKKNQIDKILWKLIDQYLPIHNSSQFNQAMMDIGSLICIPSNPKCLICPLKKNCKYQSIKTHLIRKKKHKKDTIGLLFSIIQYNNITVLQKNNNILFWKGLFYFPFTLFNISELKWKKIKKNKKKLEINPFIHRIYNKKIYIIPQIIQIKKIFILNILKIKQILLFNIFQKEEIGIPAPMKILLDIFKKKIWEKK
- a CDS encoding oxidative damage protection protein; translation: MKKKKRIVFCDFFKKNKEGLDYQFFPGKIGKRIYQNISKEAWAFWIKKQTKIINEKKLNMFLDQDRAFLEKEMENFLFYKK
- the sbcB gene encoding exodeoxyribonuclease I, with product MTNFSNNSFIFYDYETFGVNVSLDKISQFCCFETDNTFKIVYKKTVLFCFPPLDYLPNPNSILVTRILPQYTHIYGLNEYIFSKKIYNIFSKKKICFIGYNNIKFDDLITRNLFYRNLLDPYEWSWKNGNFSWDLLNILRSFYIFFPNIMLWCHNFDGTVSFKLSDITFINNMKHDSVHDACSDVMATILVMRHLYRYNKDFLFFLYKISCKKYIFSFLIRNFQKPIFYISSFFGSKNNNIGCIMILGYHPRYKNNIIAVNLSKKIKKIFHLYNCILKNNLTIKDLFSYGVQVISLNKSPLFFSYNSISVNNCQRLKINYMRCQKNFYLLNKNIKIKNWIVSLFSHENVRKNNDDIDCKLYYDFFSYKDKLLFKFIHEQGPLKWINLYPRFLDSRAKEIFFRLKGRNFVNCLNSNEKKIWKLYCQKKINSDFVKNYMDSIQKLKIKHVHSEKNLFLLDKLISYMNDVIIKINSLC